Part of the Aquabacterium sp. NJ1 genome, GATTTGTCGAACGCCTCGGCCTCTTCGTCCGTGGGCTTGATCACGGGCAGGTCGAAGGCGCTGAAGTCGATGGCCACGACTTCCTGCGTGCCCTGCCCTTCGCCGTTTTCGGATGCATCACTGTCGATCAGCAGGGCATCCTGGCCGCGGGTCATGTTGATGTAGACCTCGGCCAGCAGCTCCGCGTCCATCAAGGCGCCGTGCAGTGTCCGGTGGGTGTTGTCCACCTCCAGGCGGCGGCACAAGGCATCCAGCGAGTTGGACTTGCCGGGGAACATCTCGCGGGCCATGACCAGGCTGTCGATGATGCCGGCCACGTGGTCCTGGAACAGGCCGCGGTTCAGGCGCTTGAGCTCCGCGTTGAGGAAACCCACGTCGAAACTCGCGTTGTGGATGATGATCTCGGCATCGCGGCAGTAGTCGAGAATCTCGTCAACGAGCGCGGCGAACACGGGCTTGTCGGCCAGGAACTCATCGGTCAGGCCGTGGATCTTGACGGCATCCTCGTGGCTGGGCCGCTCGGGGTTGATGTAGAAGTGCAGGTGCCGGCCGGTGAGGCGGCGGTTGACCATTTCCACACAACCGATTTCAATGATGCGGTCGCCTGACTCGGGGCTCAGGCCGGTGGTTTCGGTGTCAAGGAAGATCTGGCGGGACATGCTGGTGCAGAGATTCAACGGTGGCGGCCTACTGTACCAGCCACCACCGTACTCTCAGGTGCCGATCAGGCCGGCTGCACGCAGGTCAGGCCATTGACGAACTTGTCGGGCGTGGCGCTGAAGTTGCCGACGTTGTTCAGCCAGGTCGCATCATGCAGATCCCAGCCTGCTGGGCATGAGAGGGTACCTGGGCCGCCAGTGCCCTCATCCGGGCGAGCCAGGGTGTTGACACCGATGAAAGGCTGCCACTGGAAGCTGCTGAGGCTGAAGTCGGTGCCGGCCACCACGTAGTCCGCCTGCAGCGCGCCCGAGAGCAGGAAGCCCTTGCTCGCAAACGAATAGCCGCCGCCCAGTTCGTACATGCCCGTGCGGTTGCCACCCACCAGGCGCAGGCGCAGCTTGTCAAAGGCGATGCTTTGCTTGCCAAAGGGGAAGGTGGCCTCGACCTTGGCGCCGGCGACCTTGTTGCGGTCATTGGTGCGCACGCTGCGTACGCCCAGCACCAACTCGGGGCCGGCACCAAAGGCCCAGTTGATGCCGGCATAGGCCTGCGTGGTGTCTGCGTCGCCGCTGCCGCCACCCGTGACGGTGGGGGCGGTACAGGCCGTGGTACAGGCAATCGTGCCGGCCGACACGGCTGGCGCGAACACGCTGCCAGACAGGGTTGCCACAGCCACAACAAGATGAGAGACGAGCGTATGGGTGCTTTTCATGATGGGTTCCTTCCAGGTCATTACAGGCACGAACCGCTA contains:
- the dnaQ gene encoding DNA polymerase III subunit epsilon, whose protein sequence is MSRQIFLDTETTGLSPESGDRIIEIGCVEMVNRRLTGRHLHFYINPERPSHEDAVKIHGLTDEFLADKPVFAALVDEILDYCRDAEIIIHNASFDVGFLNAELKRLNRGLFQDHVAGIIDSLVMAREMFPGKSNSLDALCRRLEVDNTHRTLHGALMDAELLAEVYINMTRGQDALLIDSDASENGEGQGTQEVVAIDFSAFDLPVIKPTDEEAEAFDKSLEAIDKASGGKTLWKSMEVVL